Below is a genomic region from Bifidobacterium crudilactis.
CGAAAATCTCGACCCCGCTGGTCCAGATTCTTCTGGGCATAGTCATGACCCAGCTGCCGTTCTTCCCTGAGGTGCATCTCGACCCGGAACTGTTCATGGTGCTCTTCATCGCGCCTCTGCTCTACTACGAGGCTCATAGCATCGACAAGTCCTCGTTGATCAAGAATCTTGGCATATCGCTGTCCCTGGCGATCGGACTGGCGACAGCCACGATGCTCGTCGTGGGATACGCGCTCAACGCCGTCTGGGCATCCATACCGCTCGCCGCGGCCTTCGCCCTGGGTGCGGCACTCGGCCCCACCGACGCGGTGGCGGTCTCGTCCCTGGGCAAGGAAGCCAGCCTGAGCGTCCGACAGCGAGCCATCCTCAAAGGCGAGTCTCTGTTCAACGATGCGACCGGCGTCATAGGCTTTCAGTTCTCGATTCTGGCAGCGGTGACCGGTGCCTTCTCACCGGTTCAGGCTATCGGCACATTCGCGTTCTCCTTCATCGGAGGCGTCCTGTTGGGGCTGGCCTCCGGCGTGTTCCTCAATTGGCTCTTCGAGACCAGCCGTGAACTCGGTTGGGAAACCACGACCACAAGAATTCTCATGGAGATATTCTTCCCGTTCCTGCTCTACATCGTCGCCGAGGACATCGCCCACATCTCGGGCATTCTCGCCGTGGTCACGGCAGGACTGCTCGTGCGTTTCGACCGCAGCGGCATCGGTCCGAATGTATCGCGGACCAACATCGTGTCCTCAAGCGTCTGGACCGTGCTCTCCTTCAGCTTGAACGGTGCCGTGTTCGTGCTGTTGGGCATGCTGCTCCCCGAGGCGATGCAGACGAGCTGGTCAGACGATTCCGTGAACAATCTTGCCCTTATCGGCATCATCGCCCTCGTCTCCGCGGTGGTGGTGCTGATTCGCTTCATCTGGGTCTCCGGCATGCTGGCATTCACCAAAGACGCCGTATCGCATAAGCGCCGGCCAATGACTCTCGAGCGTTGGCGCTCGGCCGCAGTGATGACCTTCGGAGGTCCCAAAGGGACGATAACGCTGTCCTTGGTGCTCACCGTGCCATATTTCCTCGCTTCAGGCCAACCCTTCCCGATGCGTGACGAACTCGTATTCGTCGCTGCCGGAGTCATCATCGTCACCTTGGTGCTGGCGAATTTCGCTCTTCCTCTCCTCGCCCCGGTCGGCGCACGCAACATTCCGACCAAGCACTTTGAGACGGTTATCGACGTTCTTCGCAAAACCGTCGAGGAATTGTCGTCCCGGGTCACCGCCGAGAACAAGCGTGCCGTGCAGATAGTCCTGTCGTCCTACAATCAGCGCATCGCACGTCTGAAAGCCCGCATCGGGCAAAGAGACCCCAAGGAGTTCGAGGCGCTTCAGATCGAAGCCTTGACATGGGAACAGGATTACATCGAGCGTCGTCTTGCCGCATTGGACGCCTCGGACAAGTCGAAGGGCTCCGACGACACGAAATCGGAAAACGACTCCGACGACCTCGCAAGAGAACAGCATGCAGGCGTTTCCGACATTCGCGACGCCGCAGATATGAACGATGCCGTAGTTACCGCCGAATTCGAGAACCGAGATTCGCAGGCCGAATCCTCGCTCGTCGCCGTGAAGGATTCGTCCTCCGGAAACACCCTCGCCGCCTCTGCCGACAGGGACGGCGCTCCTGCAGATTCGATGGACGCCGATCTTCGCAAAGAGTATGAGCGCCGTGCAGCCTCAAGGCTTCTTGACCAGATCTCGCGTTCCCTGAGCCACATAGACGAATCCAGCGAAATGCGATGGCGGCTCAGAAGCATCCGCCGTCGGTCGCACAGTCTGGTCAAACGTCTCAGCGGCCGTATACGGCATTCGACACCGCTGATGAACGGCGACACCCTGTTCGCCGTCACACGCTCCTTGCAGACGGATGTCAATCGTTATGTCATCGAGAAACTCTACGTCGAGCTCGGCGAGGAACGCTTCACCACCGAGGATGTGCTGTCACTGCTAATCGAGCATCAGCGGGCGGACAACGCGCTGCGCTCCCGCCCCACCATGGGGGACACCACGAAAACCCTGGTTTCGGTTCAGGAAATCAAACGAGAGGGATATGCCATCGAGCTCGGCATCATCCAGGACATGCTCGAAGCCGGCGATATCTCCAGGCCTGAGGCGCGACTGCTGCGTCGCAACGTGTATGTCATGCAGGTGGATGCCGATTCGGGCATCTGATTCGGACCACCGACAGCATCCGCATCAATCGTGCAGGCATTATGTCGGCAGGACCATCTCGGTGCTTCTGACAATGGCACCCCACCCGAGAGCAGCCCCTGCACAAGCGAAACCATCGCTGGAATTCCATGCAGCTCCATGCAACCCCAGCGACGCTCCCTGTGCCGCTTACATCATTCCGGATGAAATGTTGTTCTGTATGAGCCACTGACGGATGTCACTGAACTCCTCGAGGTTGACGGCGTGATCCAGCCCATGGTATTCGTGCGAGGTCAGCCAGGTGTATTCTTCCAGCCAGGCATCGGTGGCGTAGAGCTCATATCTGGGTATGACGTTGTCGGCGCTGCCATAGCCATAGA
It encodes:
- a CDS encoding cation:proton antiporter — translated: MQEFTLILCIVGAVLISSFLSRFLPKISTPLVQILLGIVMTQLPFFPEVHLDPELFMVLFIAPLLYYEAHSIDKSSLIKNLGISLSLAIGLATATMLVVGYALNAVWASIPLAAAFALGAALGPTDAVAVSSLGKEASLSVRQRAILKGESLFNDATGVIGFQFSILAAVTGAFSPVQAIGTFAFSFIGGVLLGLASGVFLNWLFETSRELGWETTTTRILMEIFFPFLLYIVAEDIAHISGILAVVTAGLLVRFDRSGIGPNVSRTNIVSSSVWTVLSFSLNGAVFVLLGMLLPEAMQTSWSDDSVNNLALIGIIALVSAVVVLIRFIWVSGMLAFTKDAVSHKRRPMTLERWRSAAVMTFGGPKGTITLSLVLTVPYFLASGQPFPMRDELVFVAAGVIIVTLVLANFALPLLAPVGARNIPTKHFETVIDVLRKTVEELSSRVTAENKRAVQIVLSSYNQRIARLKARIGQRDPKEFEALQIEALTWEQDYIERRLAALDASDKSKGSDDTKSENDSDDLAREQHAGVSDIRDAADMNDAVVTAEFENRDSQAESSLVAVKDSSSGNTLAASADRDGAPADSMDADLRKEYERRAASRLLDQISRSLSHIDESSEMRWRLRSIRRRSHSLVKRLSGRIRHSTPLMNGDTLFAVTRSLQTDVNRYVIEKLYVELGEERFTTEDVLSLLIEHQRADNALRSRPTMGDTTKTLVSVQEIKREGYAIELGIIQDMLEAGDISRPEARLLRRNVYVMQVDADSGI